The window TTATTATGCCCAGGTAAAATGTGTATACAAACAGCACTCCGCCTGCTACAGGAATTATCAGGCCTGATACGTACCTCCTTGCCTTTGAAAATTTAAGCTCCTTATGCTTACCAAGAAATGTGAACAATCCGAATTCAGGAATAAAATGATGGAAGTACCACAGTATTGTGGAAGCAGTGCCACCAACATAAAAGCAGTCTGCTACAGTTGATGGCGTGTATCCATAGAAATATACCATTACCAGCCCTACAAGCATGACTGTTATACCCGCCAGCAATGAATCAAAGGCTGCTGCATTTGTTGGGGTGGATCTACTGCTATTCAGCCTGTTCAAGCGCTTGCTTTTAATGAATCCATCCCGTGTCATAGCCCACATCAAACGGGACTGTGATCCTGCACCACCGCCAAAAGCTATAAGGGCGACAACAAGTATGACCATATTAATGGCAAGAAGTGCTATTCTCGGGATATAATGTATCCATGTTACAAGCTCTGGAATTGATGCTGTGCCCACTACCGGGAGGTCGATCCTGTTTACAGCTGCTACCTCAGAATATGCTCCCAGGGCAATTATAAATGCAGATATTGTAAGTCCTATATAAACAGCCTTCCACATATTCTTTCTTGAATTTTCGCTTTCCTCTGCATAGAATAGGGCTCCTCCATAACCGGTGAACAGATAAAATCCAAGTACAGCTGTTGCCAGGGCAATTCCACCAAATCCTCCATAGCTATGTACAGGATTGAGATAATAGGTTGAATTATATGGCGTTTTTATAATTACATATGCTATAAACCCGATAACGGCTACCAGGGTAATTAGTATAGAATATAGAACAATTCTGCTGAGGTATTTTGCCCTCTGTACGGACATAACATATGTAACAGCTATTGTAAGGAAAGATAATAAAAACCACGTCCATTCGGGGAGCAATATTCCATAAAGTATGTAAATTGTATCTATGGCCAGCCAGGAAATAAAAAATGCGTTGGCTGTTTGCCAGAAATTGTAGAATGAATAATTAGCCAGTGATGTAAACTTCCCAGCTGTTTTCCCAAAACCCAGCTCCGCGAGACCATAATAGCCACCGGCAAAGGGTGCTATTCTTGTATACTCCAGTATGGGAAATGATACAAGTACAAACAATACATATCCAAGTATAATCGGCCATATAGCCGCTGGGCCAGTATCTCCAATAAAGGATGCTATTTCTATTGGTCCTATTATGGCTAAAACACCTGCCAGTGTAAAACCAAGGAGACCATAAAAGCTTACAGAATTTTTTTTGAGGCCGCTGCCTGATGAACTTTCCATGCTGGTTGATAATTCCATGTTCTAAAGATTTTTTGGTTACAGAAAAAATCTGAAACACTTCTGATATTATTAGGGAAAAATAAAATTGTACTTTATGGTTATGGCTCGTTTAAATTTATACACATCTAAAGAGATATATATAACGAATAATTTATATAAATATATAAGGGAGGCAATCTAAATGCCTGGAAGAATATAGACCGGTGAGGAGAAGTACAGTATTATAATGTAGTCATTTCAGAATCCTGATATTACCATAGCAGAGATATGCAGGAACCATGGAATAGCTGTATCAATGTTCTATAAATGGAAGGAACAGTTCCTGGAATGGATAATAAAGGGATTGAAGTAAAAAAAGCATGTTATTATTGAGTAATCAACAGGATCACATACTATTACAGGAAGAAGCTTGAAAGCATTGAAGATAATAGACATTCAGCAAGGATTGACAGCAGCATTATTAGTAAAATAATAGATCTATGCAAGGAAAGAGTAACCTATGGCTATAACAGGATATACATTATTAAGGAATTCTGGCATAAATATAGCTAAGAAGACTGTGTATAAGATAATGAAAAATAATGATCTAACCTTGCCAGTGCATAACCATAAGAATAGAAAGGAAAGTAAACTGTTAAGATCTGATAAGCCTGAAATGCTCATAGAAACAGATATAACATATATACCTACAAACAATGGAATGGCATATTTAATGTGCATAAAGGATGTATTCTCCAGGGAATGGTATGGCTATAATTATAATACATCATGCACTTCTAGGGATGCTATCAATGCCATGGATGATTCTATTATACGGAAGTTCAATGGTATAATACCAGATAATATTACATTAAGAACAGATAATGGTCTACAGTATATCTCTAGGGAATTCAATAATTATTTGAAAACAATGGGAATTAACCATGAATACATAGAAAGGGAAACACCTGAGGAGAATGGAGATATTGAATCATTCCATAATTCAATAAAGACAGATTATATCTGGAACAATGAAATCAATAATTTCAATGATGGCAAAATAATAAAGAATGCATTCCATGATTATAACAGTATAATTATTCAAAATAATAATTTTTACAATGTTTTTAAAATCTAGGGGCTGAACTCCTTTCCAAAGAGTTTCCTTGATATGATTAATTTCTGAATATCCGGTGTACCATCCCCAAGTAGGAATCCTCTGGAAATCCTGAATTTTCTTTCAAGTGATGATGTTTTTGAGTATCCTGCTGCACCTAGGGTTTGAAGAGCATCACTGACTGCATTGAACGCAACCTCACAGCCATAGCCTTTAACGGCTGCACTTTCTATACTGTTATCCATCCCATAATTTTCCATGGCAAGTGCTTTATAAGCGATGGCTCTGATAGATTCTATCTTTGCCTTATCTTCTGCCAGCCTGAATGATACAGCCTCAAATTTAGAGATTGGCTCATTGAATGCTCGCCTCATCTTTGCATATTCAATAGCCTCATCCAGAGCGCTTTCTGCTATTCCTATGGCATATAAACCTACATGGACCCTCTGTATGCTCAGAATATCCATTAACAGTTTAAATCCTTTATTTTCCTCTCCTACAAGGTAATCATCAGGAACTTCAATATTGGTCATCCTGATGCCACCAAATTCTCCCTTGAACATATATGCCATATTTTCAATCTCATAGGGTTCTATGCCTTTCATGGTACGGTCCACCATAATAATGCTTATACCACCATCCGTTTTGGCTGAAACCATGAAAACATCAGAAATCCCGGGATTGCTTACAAAAGCTTTTTCTCCAGACAGGATATAACTATTTCCGGATCTATGTGCCTCTGTTGTTATATGATATACGTCCGAACCATGGCCTGGCTCTGTATACGCCCCGCATATAATAGAATCTCCTGCAAGATATCTTTTAATATATTCTTCCCTTACAATTTCATTATTAATATATGGCAGCAACTTGGAAAAGTGTATTGACAGGAATGCAGGCAGGGGGAATTCGTATTTTCCCATTTCCTCTGAAAGAATTCCGAGCATAACATCATCAACCTTTTCATTTTCATTCAGTGAAATAGTTGAGGGTAGAAGCATCTCAGACAGATCTTTCATAATCTTCCGGGGGAAAATTCTTTTCTCTAAATACTGCTGATAGTATGGAACATAGTTCTTTTCACAGTACTCATCAAAGCTATTCTTTATAAGCTGTTCTTCATCATTGAGTTTTCCAGTAAGATCCATTTTATTTCCCTCTCCATTTTACTTTTTCCTTGTTCAGAAAAGCCTTCTGCCCGTTTTTAAAATCATCACTTCCGGCATTTATGACCAGATAACTGCCCGCAAGCCTCTCTAAAGTTCTGAAATTAGCCTTATATTCGTTTATCAATTTCTTTGTATTTCGTATAGACATGGGTGCATTCTTTCTGATCTTCTCTGTAAATTCGTATATCATAAATGGTAGCTGTTCACCAGGAACCACCTGATCCAC of the Ferroplasma sp. genome contains:
- a CDS encoding acyl-CoA dehydrogenase — encoded protein: MDLTGKLNDEEQLIKNSFDEYCEKNYVPYYQQYLEKRIFPRKIMKDLSEMLLPSTISLNENEKVDDVMLGILSEEMGKYEFPLPAFLSIHFSKLLPYINNEIVREEYIKRYLAGDSIICGAYTEPGHGSDVYHITTEAHRSGNSYILSGEKAFVSNPGISDVFMVSAKTDGGISIIMVDRTMKGIEPYEIENMAYMFKGEFGGIRMTNIEVPDDYLVGEENKGFKLLMDILSIQRVHVGLYAIGIAESALDEAIEYAKMRRAFNEPISKFEAVSFRLAEDKAKIESIRAIAYKALAMENYGMDNSIESAAVKGYGCEVAFNAVSDALQTLGAAGYSKTSSLERKFRISRGFLLGDGTPDIQKLIISRKLFGKEFSP
- a CDS encoding APC family permease — its product is MESSSGSGLKKNSVSFYGLLGFTLAGVLAIIGPIEIASFIGDTGPAAIWPIILGYVLFVLVSFPILEYTRIAPFAGGYYGLAELGFGKTAGKFTSLANYSFYNFWQTANAFFISWLAIDTIYILYGILLPEWTWFLLSFLTIAVTYVMSVQRAKYLSRIVLYSILITLVAVIGFIAYVIIKTPYNSTYYLNPVHSYGGFGGIALATAVLGFYLFTGYGGALFYAEESENSRKNMWKAVYIGLTISAFIIALGAYSEVAAVNRIDLPVVGTASIPELVTWIHYIPRIALLAINMVILVVALIAFGGGAGSQSRLMWAMTRDGFIKSKRLNRLNSSRSTPTNAAAFDSLLAGITVMLVGLVMVYFYGYTPSTVADCFYVGGTASTILWYFHHFIPEFGLFTFLGKHKELKFSKARRYVSGLIIPVAGGVLFVYTFYLGIISDLVEPYLAFVVLAVLILIAIIVYTIYKKIKGELGNSTVEYMMAETGDVDDSK
- a CDS encoding transposase, which gives rise to MTIAEICRNHGIAVSMFYKWKEQFLEWIIKGLK
- a CDS encoding DDE-type integrase/transposase/recombinase, with amino-acid sequence MAITGYTLLRNSGINIAKKTVYKIMKNNDLTLPVHNHKNRKESKLLRSDKPEMLIETDITYIPTNNGMAYLMCIKDVFSREWYGYNYNTSCTSRDAINAMDDSIIRKFNGIIPDNITLRTDNGLQYISREFNNYLKTMGINHEYIERETPEENGDIESFHNSIKTDYIWNNEINNFNDGKIIKNAFHDYNSIIIQNNNFYNVFKI